The Vibrio navarrensis genome has a segment encoding these proteins:
- a CDS encoding DMT family transporter: protein MKYLIMLIMCGILWGSQYEFNRLALESMPAIWIAALRSSFGALILIAACYWLKLKRTSGHWPMLFVIATLEATLPFLLVAWGQQSTPSSHAAVITGMNPLLTILLAPLFLRHARLEAKSLLCGLLGFASLLYLFYPQLHTPDGQSFYGAAAIFIATLSFALSLILVKKLDNLHPIVVARDVIVLSAMQLLPIALLSSELTLSHISMSSALSSLYLGIFCGGVVYILFMQLIMSKGPAFASLSNYLVPTVGVILAAIAQGGTIDSRTLLSLAGILSAILLFQFWPNSAPPLRSRLDS, encoded by the coding sequence ATGAAATATTTAATAATGCTGATCATGTGCGGCATTTTGTGGGGGTCGCAGTACGAGTTTAATCGCTTAGCACTGGAATCGATGCCAGCGATCTGGATTGCTGCGCTGCGTTCCAGTTTTGGTGCGCTGATCTTAATCGCCGCATGCTACTGGTTGAAATTGAAACGCACCTCTGGCCACTGGCCGATGCTGTTTGTTATCGCCACACTGGAGGCGACCCTGCCATTTCTTTTGGTGGCGTGGGGACAGCAGTCCACCCCCTCCAGCCATGCGGCAGTGATCACCGGCATGAACCCATTGCTGACTATTTTGCTCGCGCCACTGTTTTTACGTCACGCTCGTCTGGAAGCCAAATCGCTGCTGTGTGGCCTATTGGGTTTTGCCAGCTTACTCTACCTCTTCTATCCGCAACTGCACACGCCAGATGGGCAAAGCTTCTATGGCGCCGCGGCGATTTTTATCGCGACCCTCAGTTTTGCCTTAAGTTTAATTTTGGTCAAAAAGCTGGATAACTTACACCCAATCGTGGTCGCGCGTGATGTGATCGTGCTCTCTGCGATGCAACTGCTGCCGATTGCACTTTTAAGTAGTGAGCTGACGTTAAGCCACATCAGTATGTCATCTGCACTGTCTAGCCTTTATCTCGGTATTTTTTGCGGTGGTGTGGTCTACATTCTGTTTATGCAGCTCATCATGAGCAAAGGCCCAGCGTTTGCTTCGCTGAGTAACTATCTGGTGCCAACCGTTGGCGTGATACTGGCTGCCATCGCACAAGGTGGTACGATCGATAGCCGCACTTTGCTCAGTTTAGCGGGTATTTTGAGTGCCATTCTGCTGTTCCAATTCTGGCCAAACTCAGCTCCACCGCTTCGCAGTCGTCTCGACTCGTAG
- a CDS encoding MDR family oxidoreductase yields MFNALVLNQEEQRTLATIEQIDESQLPSGDVLIAVDYSSLNYKDGLAITGKGKIIRNFPMVPGIDLAGTVIESQHERYQAGDHVVLTGWGVGENHWGGMAQRARLQADWLVPLPQGLDSKKAMMIGTAGLTAMLCVQALLDGGVKPDAGEVLVTGASGGVGSVAVTLLTQLGYQVAAVTGRVEQNGPLLEKLGASRIIDRAEFEQPARPLEKQVWAGAIDTVGSKVLAKVLAQMDYNGVVAACGLAGGFDLPTTVMPFILRNVRLQGVDSVMCPTDKRIAAWEKLVALLPESYFEQACTEVELAQAPSYAEAITNGQVTGRVVIKL; encoded by the coding sequence ATGTTTAACGCTTTAGTCCTCAATCAAGAAGAGCAACGCACGCTGGCCACGATTGAACAAATCGATGAGTCGCAACTGCCATCAGGTGACGTACTGATTGCGGTGGATTACTCTTCGCTCAACTACAAAGATGGCCTAGCCATCACTGGCAAAGGTAAAATCATCCGCAATTTTCCGATGGTGCCGGGAATCGATCTGGCAGGCACTGTCATCGAATCACAACACGAGCGTTACCAAGCGGGTGATCACGTTGTCCTAACGGGTTGGGGCGTGGGCGAAAATCATTGGGGCGGGATGGCGCAACGCGCTCGTCTGCAAGCCGATTGGCTGGTGCCTTTGCCACAAGGCCTCGATAGCAAAAAAGCGATGATGATTGGCACCGCCGGGTTAACGGCGATGCTGTGTGTACAGGCCCTACTCGACGGCGGCGTCAAACCTGACGCTGGCGAAGTGCTGGTTACCGGTGCCAGCGGCGGTGTCGGCTCTGTGGCCGTTACCCTGCTGACTCAACTCGGCTACCAAGTGGCCGCGGTCACTGGTCGCGTTGAGCAAAACGGCCCACTGCTAGAAAAACTTGGCGCAAGCCGCATTATCGATCGAGCTGAATTTGAACAACCTGCCCGCCCACTGGAAAAGCAAGTCTGGGCAGGTGCGATTGACACCGTCGGCAGCAAAGTGCTGGCGAAAGTGTTGGCACAAATGGATTACAACGGCGTGGTGGCCGCGTGTGGTCTGGCTGGCGGTTTTGATCTGCCCACCACAGTGATGCCATTCATCCTACGTAATGTGCGTCTGCAAGGCGTGGACTCGGTGATGTGCCCAACCGACAAACGCATCGCGGCATGGGAAAAACTGGTGGCATTGCTGCCAGAGAGTTACTTTGAACAAGCCTGTACCGAAGTTGAGCTCGCTCAAGCCCCTAGCTACGCTGAAGCGATCACCAATGGCCAAGTCACGGGCCGCGTGGTGATCAAACTGTAG
- a CDS encoding TMEM165/GDT1 family protein, with amino-acid sequence MSVLAISITTVALAEIGDKTQLLSLLLASRYRKPIPIIAAIFFATIANHALAAWLGVVVADYLSPEVLKWVLVVSFLAMAAWVLIPDKLDDDEEISNRGPFVASFIAFFIAEVGDKTQIATSILGAQYADALTWVILGTTIGMLLANVPVVLIGKLSADKLPLALIRKVTALLFVALALGAAFW; translated from the coding sequence GTGAGCGTTTTAGCTATTTCTATTACTACTGTCGCCTTAGCCGAAATTGGCGATAAAACCCAGTTATTATCCCTGCTGCTAGCCAGCCGCTATCGAAAACCGATCCCCATCATTGCTGCGATCTTCTTTGCCACCATTGCTAACCATGCTTTGGCTGCGTGGCTGGGTGTCGTTGTGGCCGATTACCTGTCACCAGAAGTATTGAAATGGGTGCTGGTGGTGAGCTTTCTCGCGATGGCGGCTTGGGTGCTGATCCCCGACAAGCTCGACGACGATGAAGAGATTTCCAATCGAGGTCCATTTGTGGCCAGTTTTATCGCTTTTTTTATCGCGGAAGTGGGGGATAAAACGCAAATCGCCACCTCGATTCTCGGTGCCCAATACGCCGATGCGCTCACTTGGGTGATCCTCGGCACCACCATCGGCATGCTGTTGGCGAATGTGCCTGTGGTGCTGATTGGTAAGCTCTCGGCAGACAAACTGCCCCTTGCCTTAATTCGCAAAGTAACTGCACTACTGTTTGTTGCTTTGGCACTGGGTGCCGCTTTTTGGTAA
- the hemG gene encoding menaquinone-dependent protoporphyrinogen IX dehydrogenase, whose product MKKALFLYSSREGQTKKILLYIEKQLQGYQCDVVNLHEADEIRFAEYDKVLIGASIRYGHLNKKLYQFIERHIDLLQQCKAAFFCVNLTARKEEQGKDTPEGSVYIKTFLSKSAWQPTLIGVFAGALYYPRYNWFDRNMIKLIMTLTGGETDTSKEVEYTNWQKVGVFADKFAQL is encoded by the coding sequence ATGAAAAAAGCGCTATTTCTTTACTCTTCCCGTGAAGGGCAAACTAAAAAAATCCTTCTATATATAGAGAAGCAGTTGCAAGGTTATCAGTGCGACGTGGTCAATCTGCACGAGGCGGATGAAATACGCTTCGCGGAGTATGACAAAGTGCTGATCGGTGCGTCGATTCGCTATGGCCACCTGAATAAGAAGCTCTACCAGTTTATTGAACGCCATATTGATTTACTACAGCAATGCAAAGCCGCTTTCTTCTGCGTCAACTTAACGGCGAGAAAAGAGGAACAGGGGAAAGACACGCCAGAAGGGAGTGTGTATATCAAAACTTTTCTCAGCAAATCAGCATGGCAGCCGACGTTAATTGGTGTTTTTGCTGGGGCGCTTTACTACCCTCGCTACAACTGGTTTGACCGCAACATGATTAAACTCATCATGACGTTAACCGGAGGAGAAACTGACACCAGCAAAGAAGTAGAGTATACCAATTGGCAAAAAGTGGGGGTTTTTGCTGATAAGTTTGCTCAGCTGTAG
- a CDS encoding LysR family transcriptional regulator, with protein MELEEIYRRDLNLLVALRVLIEESSVSKAALRLNLSQSAMSRVLGRLRELLDDPLFTRQGQHLIPTQKALEIDRALGEPLESLRQLLSPSEFDPHLCTQTFTIATTDYAMQTILPFALPRIYQEAPNVSFNFLPLQHERLAEQLIYEGADLAICRPTGPVEPLRSDVLGRVGVLCLLSKQHPLANEEMSLADYLYYPHAMIAISDGVKALIEQALEAQPPRKMVLRAYHLEAALAIVDTLPIVITVPADLAYLVAERYDLVVKPLPFQFTPFDYSMIWHARCEHSSAQEWLRSIVKEECGRLIAKRIEDMGLD; from the coding sequence GTGGAGCTGGAAGAGATCTATCGCCGAGATTTAAACTTGCTGGTGGCCTTACGTGTATTGATCGAAGAGAGCAGCGTAAGCAAGGCTGCTTTGCGTCTTAACCTAAGCCAGTCGGCGATGAGCAGAGTGCTTGGTCGGCTGCGCGAGCTACTTGATGATCCGCTGTTCACCCGTCAAGGCCAGCATTTGATCCCAACCCAGAAAGCGCTCGAAATTGACCGTGCTCTCGGCGAGCCATTGGAATCATTACGTCAGTTGCTTTCTCCGTCTGAGTTTGATCCCCATCTTTGTACCCAAACGTTTACCATTGCCACCACAGATTATGCGATGCAGACCATTTTGCCGTTTGCCTTACCGCGTATTTATCAAGAAGCGCCGAATGTATCGTTTAACTTTCTGCCTTTGCAGCACGAAAGATTAGCCGAGCAGTTGATTTATGAAGGGGCTGATTTGGCGATTTGTCGCCCGACGGGGCCGGTGGAGCCGCTGCGCAGTGACGTATTGGGCCGAGTTGGCGTGCTCTGTTTGCTCTCCAAGCAACACCCACTTGCTAATGAGGAGATGAGTCTGGCGGATTATCTTTATTATCCTCACGCCATGATTGCCATTAGTGACGGTGTTAAGGCGTTGATTGAACAAGCACTCGAAGCTCAGCCGCCACGTAAAATGGTGCTGCGCGCTTATCATCTCGAGGCTGCTTTGGCGATCGTCGACACCTTACCTATTGTGATTACGGTACCGGCCGATCTCGCTTATCTGGTCGCAGAGCGCTACGACTTGGTGGTCAAGCCACTGCCGTTTCAATTTACGCCGTTCGATTATTCGATGATCTGGCATGCGCGCTGCGAACACTCTTCGGCGCAGGAGTGGCTACGCTCGATCGTGAAAGAGGAGTGTGGCCGTTTGATTGCCAAGCGCATTGAAGATATGGGGTTAGACTGA
- a CDS encoding NADP-dependent oxidoreductase produces MSSLTAWQAMHQLAEIEPGQSELIHGASGGVGSFAVQFAMHLGAKVTAVASTGNHSYLQSLGVEHVADYRQPNYLQALGQFDYVFDVVDNDTQGIYDTVKPCGKYISTLKTHQIPARYTFAHQRVLVMPSGEQLSHIGALIDQGAIQLPSIQQLPLDAVAQAHALSETEHVQGKIVLQI; encoded by the coding sequence TTGAGCTCCTTAACCGCTTGGCAAGCGATGCATCAGCTCGCCGAGATAGAACCGGGGCAATCGGAGCTGATCCACGGCGCTAGTGGTGGCGTGGGCAGTTTTGCCGTACAATTCGCTATGCACCTAGGCGCAAAGGTAACGGCGGTGGCTTCCACTGGCAATCACTCTTACTTGCAATCTCTCGGTGTTGAGCATGTGGCAGACTACCGCCAGCCGAACTACTTGCAGGCGCTCGGTCAGTTTGACTATGTGTTTGATGTGGTCGATAACGACACGCAAGGTATCTACGACACGGTAAAACCTTGTGGCAAATACATCTCTACTCTGAAAACTCATCAAATCCCCGCGCGCTACACCTTTGCTCATCAGCGGGTATTGGTGATGCCAAGTGGTGAGCAGTTGTCACACATCGGCGCTTTGATCGATCAAGGGGCGATTCAACTGCCCAGCATTCAACAATTGCCGCTCGACGCGGTAGCACAAGCACATGCCTTATCGGAAACTGAGCATGTTCAAGGAAAAATCGTCCTGCAGATCTAG
- a CDS encoding TrkH family potassium uptake protein, giving the protein MQFRSIIRIVGLLLALFSVTMLAPALVALLYRDGAGVPFVTTFFVLLFCGALCWFPNRKHKHELKARDGFLIVVLFWTVLGSAGSLPFLIADNPNVSVTDAFFESFSALTTTGATVIVGLDELPKAILFYRQFLQWFGGMGIIVLAVAILPVLGIGGMQLYRAEIPGPVKDSKMTPRIAETAKALWYIYLSLTIACAGAFWLAGMTVFDAICHSFSTIAIGGFSTHDASMGYFDSYAINLITVVFLLISACNFSLHFAAFASGGVHPRYYWKDPEFRAFIFIQVLLFVVCFLLLLSHHSYRSFYDAFDQALFQTVSISTTAGFTTTGFSEWPLFLPVLLLFSSFIGGCAGSTGGGMKVIRILLLTLQGARELKRLVHPRAVYTIKVGGNALPQRVVDAVWGFFSAYALVFVVCMLALIATGMDELSAFSAVAATLNNLGPGLGEVSVHFADVNDRAKWVLVVSMLFGRLEIFTLLILLTPTFWRS; this is encoded by the coding sequence ATGCAATTTCGTTCCATTATCCGTATCGTCGGGCTGCTGCTCGCCCTGTTTAGTGTCACCATGTTAGCGCCAGCGCTGGTCGCGTTGCTGTATCGAGATGGTGCAGGTGTCCCTTTTGTCACGACGTTCTTTGTGCTGCTATTTTGCGGTGCGCTGTGCTGGTTTCCCAACCGCAAGCATAAACATGAGCTCAAAGCGCGGGACGGCTTCCTTATAGTGGTCCTCTTCTGGACGGTTTTGGGTAGCGCCGGCTCATTGCCGTTTTTGATTGCTGATAACCCAAACGTGTCAGTGACCGATGCATTTTTTGAATCCTTTTCTGCGTTGACGACCACTGGCGCAACGGTGATTGTCGGGCTTGATGAATTACCCAAAGCGATCTTGTTCTATCGGCAGTTTCTACAATGGTTTGGTGGTATGGGGATCATCGTATTAGCGGTTGCTATTCTTCCTGTACTCGGCATCGGTGGTATGCAGCTTTATCGGGCCGAAATTCCCGGCCCGGTAAAAGACAGCAAAATGACCCCTCGCATTGCCGAAACGGCCAAAGCGTTGTGGTACATCTACCTTAGCCTGACCATTGCATGCGCTGGCGCCTTTTGGTTGGCGGGCATGACGGTGTTTGATGCGATCTGCCATAGTTTTTCAACTATCGCTATCGGTGGATTCTCAACCCATGACGCGAGCATGGGATATTTTGACAGTTATGCGATAAACCTGATTACCGTGGTTTTTCTGCTGATCTCGGCTTGCAACTTCTCCCTGCACTTTGCGGCATTCGCCTCAGGCGGGGTACATCCGAGATACTACTGGAAAGATCCTGAGTTCCGCGCCTTCATCTTTATTCAGGTGCTGCTGTTTGTGGTGTGCTTTTTATTGCTGCTTAGCCACCACTCTTACCGTTCATTTTATGATGCGTTTGACCAAGCGCTGTTTCAGACCGTTTCGATATCCACCACGGCAGGATTTACCACCACCGGATTTTCTGAATGGCCGCTGTTTCTGCCTGTCCTATTGCTGTTCTCCTCTTTTATTGGCGGCTGTGCGGGTTCAACTGGCGGCGGAATGAAAGTGATCCGCATTTTGCTGTTGACCTTACAAGGTGCGCGTGAGTTGAAACGTCTCGTTCACCCACGTGCGGTGTACACCATCAAAGTGGGTGGCAATGCGCTACCACAACGTGTGGTTGATGCGGTGTGGGGATTTTTCTCCGCCTATGCACTGGTCTTTGTCGTTTGTATGCTGGCGCTCATCGCAACGGGGATGGACGAACTCAGTGCATTTTCCGCGGTAGCCGCCACGCTCAACAACCTTGGCCCGGGGCTTGGAGAAGTCTCGGTGCACTTTGCTGATGTTAATGATAGAGCCAAGTGGGTACTGGTGGTTTCGATGCTGTTTGGCCGATTAGAAATCTTCACGCTATTAATACTGTTAACACCGACTTTTTGGCGTAGTTAG
- the tusA gene encoding sulfurtransferase TusA — MIFNPELATKTLEAEGLRCPEPVMMVRKTIRTMQDGEVLLVKADDPSTTRDIPSFCRFMDHQLLAAQTDQLPYLYLIKKGLD; from the coding sequence ATGATCTTTAATCCTGAACTGGCGACGAAAACCTTGGAAGCTGAAGGGCTGCGCTGTCCAGAGCCAGTAATGATGGTCAGGAAGACAATTCGTACCATGCAAGATGGTGAGGTGTTATTGGTGAAAGCCGATGACCCGTCGACCACACGAGATATCCCGAGCTTTTGCCGTTTTATGGATCACCAACTGCTTGCCGCGCAAACCGACCAACTGCCTTATCTGTATCTGATCAAAAAAGGGCTGGATTAA
- a CDS encoding LysR substrate-binding domain-containing protein, with protein sequence MVIRDSGNQDVDSGWRGSHLRLTVTHPSTALNSILDGVGFGWLPQHLVQPYLNDGRLVRVDLESEQKRSVKFQLGIKPDQCHNRELRTLFEFFSALCAMALSERDDEMQ encoded by the coding sequence GTGGTGATTCGCGATTCGGGCAATCAAGATGTGGATAGTGGTTGGCGTGGTTCGCACTTGCGTCTGACAGTGACGCATCCAAGTACCGCATTAAATAGCATTCTCGATGGTGTCGGTTTTGGCTGGCTACCGCAACATTTGGTGCAACCGTACCTCAATGATGGTCGTTTGGTGCGGGTGGATCTCGAGAGTGAGCAAAAGCGCAGTGTAAAGTTTCAATTAGGGATCAAACCGGACCAATGCCATAACCGAGAGTTGCGGACTCTGTTTGAATTCTTCAGTGCACTGTGCGCCATGGCGCTGTCAGAGCGCGACGACGAGATGCAGTAA
- the fadB gene encoding fatty acid oxidation complex subunit alpha FadB: MIYQAETLQVKELHDGIAELTFCSPNSVNKLDLATLESLDKALDALSTYAGLKGLMLTSNKEAFIVGADITEFLGLFAKPEEELDQWLKFANSIFNKLEDLPVPTISVLTGHTLGGGCECVLATDLRIGDATTSIGLPETKLGIMPGFGGCVRLPRVIGADSAMEIITQGKACRAEEALKIGLLDAVVDSASLRESALHTLTQAINEQLDWKTRRTQKTSPLTLSKLEAMMSFTMAKGLVAQVAGPHYPAPMTAVQTIEQGARFARDQALDVERQHFIKLAKSEETKALVGLFLSDQYIKGIAKKAAKSANKETGRAAVLGAGIMGGGIAYQSALKGVPVLMKDIAQGSLDLGMTEASKLLNKQLERGKIDGFKMAGILASITPSLHYAGIENADVIVEAVVENPKVKAAVLSEVEQQVSAETVITSNTSTIPINLLAKSLKRPENFCGMHFFNPVHRMPLVEIIRGEHTSDETINRVVAYAAKMGKSPIVVNDCPGFFVNRVLFPYFGGFSMLLRDGADFTQVDKVMERKFGWPMGPAYLLDVVGIDTAHHAQAVMAQGFPERMGKQGRDAIDALFEANKYGQKNGSGFYSYSIDKKGKPKKAFSDAILPVLAEVCAEPQAFDEQTIIQRMMIPMINEVVLCLQEGIIATPQEADMALVYGLGFPPFRGGVFRYLDSVGIANFVDMAKQYSDLGAMYHVPQLLIDMASKGDTFYGSQQQGSI; the protein is encoded by the coding sequence ATGATTTACCAAGCCGAAACCCTACAGGTAAAGGAATTACACGACGGTATTGCAGAGCTGACTTTCTGCTCGCCAAATTCCGTTAACAAGCTCGACCTCGCCACGCTCGAATCCCTTGATAAAGCGCTGGATGCACTCAGCACCTATGCTGGTCTAAAAGGCCTCATGCTCACCTCTAATAAAGAGGCATTTATCGTCGGTGCTGACATTACCGAATTTTTAGGCCTGTTTGCCAAACCAGAAGAAGAGTTGGATCAGTGGCTGAAATTTGCCAACAGCATCTTTAATAAACTTGAAGATTTGCCTGTACCGACCATTTCCGTTCTCACTGGCCACACGCTTGGCGGCGGTTGCGAGTGTGTACTTGCCACGGACCTACGCATTGGTGACGCTACCACCAGCATCGGTTTGCCTGAAACCAAACTCGGCATCATGCCCGGCTTTGGTGGTTGTGTACGTCTGCCTCGCGTGATCGGCGCAGACAGCGCAATGGAAATCATCACACAAGGCAAAGCGTGCCGTGCTGAAGAAGCACTGAAGATTGGCCTGCTTGATGCGGTGGTGGACAGCGCATCGCTGCGTGAATCGGCGCTCCACACTCTGACGCAAGCAATCAACGAACAGCTGGATTGGAAAACTCGCCGCACGCAGAAAACCTCGCCACTGACACTGAGTAAGCTAGAAGCGATGATGAGCTTCACTATGGCGAAAGGTTTAGTCGCTCAAGTCGCAGGGCCTCATTACCCAGCGCCAATGACCGCGGTACAAACTATTGAGCAAGGCGCTCGCTTCGCCCGCGACCAAGCACTGGATGTTGAACGCCAACACTTCATCAAATTGGCAAAATCGGAAGAAACCAAAGCGTTAGTCGGCTTATTCCTTAGCGATCAATACATCAAAGGCATCGCGAAAAAAGCCGCCAAGTCCGCCAACAAAGAGACTGGCCGTGCGGCGGTGCTCGGCGCAGGCATCATGGGGGGCGGTATCGCCTACCAATCCGCGCTCAAGGGCGTGCCTGTCTTAATGAAAGACATCGCTCAAGGTTCGCTGGACCTCGGCATGACCGAAGCTTCCAAGCTGCTCAACAAACAGCTTGAACGCGGTAAGATCGACGGTTTCAAAATGGCCGGCATCTTGGCATCGATTACCCCTAGCCTGCATTATGCGGGTATCGAGAATGCCGACGTGATCGTCGAAGCCGTGGTGGAAAACCCGAAAGTCAAAGCGGCGGTATTAAGCGAAGTGGAACAGCAGGTCAGCGCCGAGACGGTGATCACCTCAAACACTTCGACCATTCCAATCAATCTGCTGGCCAAATCGCTCAAGCGCCCAGAAAACTTCTGTGGCATGCACTTCTTTAACCCAGTGCACCGCATGCCGTTGGTGGAAATCATCCGTGGCGAACACACATCGGACGAAACCATCAACCGCGTAGTCGCTTACGCAGCGAAGATGGGCAAATCGCCGATCGTCGTCAACGACTGTCCTGGATTCTTCGTTAACCGCGTGCTGTTCCCTTACTTTGGCGGTTTTAGCATGCTGCTGCGCGATGGGGCTGATTTCACCCAAGTGGACAAGGTGATGGAGCGTAAATTTGGCTGGCCAATGGGCCCGGCTTACTTACTAGACGTAGTCGGTATCGATACCGCGCATCACGCTCAAGCTGTGATGGCACAAGGTTTCCCTGAGCGTATGGGTAAACAAGGCCGTGACGCGATTGATGCGCTGTTTGAAGCCAATAAATACGGCCAAAAGAATGGCAGCGGTTTCTACAGCTACAGCATCGACAAAAAAGGCAAACCAAAGAAAGCCTTCAGCGACGCGATCTTACCTGTGCTGGCTGAGGTATGTGCAGAGCCACAAGCCTTTGACGAGCAAACCATTATTCAACGTATGATGATTCCGATGATCAACGAAGTGGTGCTGTGTCTGCAAGAAGGCATCATCGCGACACCACAAGAAGCGGACATGGCGCTGGTGTATGGTCTCGGTTTCCCTCCATTCCGCGGCGGCGTTTTCCGTTACTTAGATAGCGTGGGTATTGCCAACTTTGTCGACATGGCAAAACAGTACTCAGATCTGGGCGCAATGTACCACGTGCCTCAACTGCTAATCGATATGGCGAGCAAAGGTGACACTTTCTACGGCTCGCAACAGCAAGGTTCTATCTAA
- a CDS encoding YigZ family protein, with the protein MNEQPYLIPAAPVRFEEEIKKSLFITYLTHAPNVEAAKAFVEQIKQQHADARHNCWAFAAGRAEDSMLWGFSDDGEPSGTAGKPILAQLSGSGVGEICAVVTRYYGGIRLGTGGLVKAYGGGVQQALKQLQTIEKKITTKLRLELDYAFMPIAQSLLQQFAAVEVQAQYSEQVVLVVELEVRHVRDFTQMVTNKSGARAVVTPLNGK; encoded by the coding sequence ATGAACGAGCAACCTTATTTGATTCCCGCAGCACCGGTGCGTTTTGAAGAAGAAATCAAAAAAAGCCTCTTTATTACCTATTTGACGCATGCGCCAAATGTTGAAGCGGCCAAGGCGTTTGTCGAGCAGATCAAGCAGCAGCATGCCGATGCGCGTCACAATTGCTGGGCGTTTGCCGCAGGTCGGGCGGAAGACTCAATGTTGTGGGGATTTAGTGATGATGGTGAGCCTTCGGGAACAGCAGGAAAACCGATATTGGCTCAACTATCAGGCTCTGGCGTGGGAGAGATCTGCGCTGTGGTGACTCGCTACTATGGCGGGATTCGTCTTGGAACTGGAGGGTTAGTCAAAGCGTATGGAGGCGGCGTGCAACAAGCACTCAAGCAGCTTCAAACTATTGAGAAAAAAATAACCACAAAACTCAGACTAGAGTTAGACTACGCTTTCATGCCAATCGCACAATCTCTCCTGCAGCAGTTTGCGGCAGTGGAAGTGCAAGCGCAGTACAGCGAACAGGTCGTGCTTGTCGTTGAGCTTGAAGTGAGACACGTGCGTGACTTTACTCAAATGGTCACTAATAAAAGCGGCGCGAGAGCCGTGGTCACGCCGTTAAACGGGAAGTAA
- the fadA gene encoding acetyl-CoA C-acyltransferase FadA, whose product MKNVVIVDCLRTPMGRSKGGAFRHTRAEDLSAHLMKGILARNPQVDPKEIEDIYWGCVQQTLEQGFNIARNAALLAGLPIEIGAVTVNRLCGSSMQALHDGARAIMTGDAEICLIGGVEHMGHVPMTHGVDFHPGMSKNVAKAAGMMGLTAEMLGKLHGISREQQDEFAARSHARAQAATLEGRFKNEILPTEGHAADGTLFTLDYDEVIRPETTVEGLSQLRPVFDPANGTVTAGTSSALSDGASAMLIMSEEKANQLGLKIRARIKGMAIAGCDPSIMGYGPVPATQKALKRAGLSIEDMDVIELNEAFAAQSLPCAKDLGLLDVMDEKVNLNGGAIALGHPLGCSGARISTTLINLMEDKGAKYGLATMCIGLGQGIATVFERP is encoded by the coding sequence ATGAAAAACGTCGTAATTGTTGATTGTCTTCGTACCCCAATGGGTCGCTCGAAAGGTGGTGCTTTTCGTCATACGCGCGCAGAAGATCTCTCTGCTCATCTGATGAAAGGCATCCTAGCGCGCAACCCACAAGTTGACCCCAAAGAGATTGAAGATATTTACTGGGGTTGTGTGCAACAAACCCTAGAACAAGGTTTTAACATCGCGCGTAACGCCGCGCTATTGGCAGGTTTGCCGATTGAAATTGGCGCAGTCACGGTGAACCGCCTGTGTGGCTCTTCGATGCAAGCGCTGCACGATGGTGCACGTGCCATCATGACGGGAGATGCCGAGATCTGCCTGATTGGCGGTGTAGAACATATGGGCCATGTGCCCATGACGCACGGTGTCGACTTCCACCCAGGCATGTCGAAAAACGTGGCGAAAGCCGCTGGCATGATGGGATTAACCGCTGAGATGCTGGGCAAGCTGCATGGCATTAGCCGCGAGCAGCAAGACGAGTTTGCCGCGCGCTCTCACGCCCGTGCCCAAGCAGCGACTTTAGAAGGCCGCTTTAAAAACGAAATTCTGCCAACCGAAGGTCACGCGGCGGACGGCACGCTGTTCACCTTGGATTATGACGAAGTGATTCGTCCAGAAACCACCGTTGAGGGGCTATCGCAACTTCGCCCTGTGTTTGATCCTGCCAACGGCACCGTCACTGCGGGAACTTCTTCTGCACTCTCTGATGGCGCTTCAGCAATGCTGATCATGAGCGAAGAGAAAGCCAACCAGCTTGGCCTCAAAATCCGTGCGCGCATCAAAGGCATGGCGATTGCGGGTTGCGATCCATCCATCATGGGTTATGGCCCAGTACCAGCGACCCAGAAAGCGCTTAAACGAGCTGGCTTGTCGATTGAAGATATGGATGTGATTGAGCTCAACGAAGCGTTCGCTGCTCAGTCACTGCCTTGCGCCAAAGATCTCGGTCTGCTTGACGTGATGGATGAAAAAGTCAACCTCAACGGCGGTGCGATTGCACTTGGTCACCCGCTGGGTTGTTCTGGCGCGCGTATCTCGACCACGCTGATTAACCTGATGGAAGACAAAGGGGCGAAATATGGTTTAGCGACCATGTGTATCGGCCTTGGCCAAGGGATTGCGACGGTCTTTGAACGTCCGTAA